In a single window of the Gossypium hirsutum isolate 1008001.06 chromosome D02, Gossypium_hirsutum_v2.1, whole genome shotgun sequence genome:
- the LOC121203032 gene encoding transcriptional regulator SUPERMAN, whose protein sequence is MATNQGFEEDYLSGFSWPPRSYTCSFCERGFRSAQALGGHMNVHRRDKARLRQLPPPMDHHGQSPFLNLNLNLNFNPNPNFSSSSLVSSPLPCEMKKWLVNETVVDSTDSTSMKGAKPLFGVKEFKDYGCNNKFMKKKKKNVSLDLDLDLEMGVVSDSKEDLDLELRLGYT, encoded by the coding sequence ATGGCCACGAATCAAGGTTTTGAAGAAGATTATCTATCTGGGTTTTCATGGCCGCCAAGATCTTACACTTGCAGTTTCTGCGAGAGAGGATTTAGATCAGCTCAAGCTCTGGGTGGTCACATGAATGTTCACAGGAGAGATAAAGCCAGGCTAAGACAATTACCTCCTCCAATGGATCATCATGGTCAGTCACCATTTCTGAACCTTAACCTTAACCTTAACtttaaccctaaccctaatttctCTTCTTCATCCTTGGTTTCTTCTCCATTACCTTGTGAAATGAAGAAATGGTTAGTTAATGAAACCGTCGTAGATAGCACGGATTCAACGAGCATGAAGGGTGCAAAACCATTGTTTGGAGTCAAAGAATTCAAAGATTATGGGTGTAATAATAAGTtcatgaagaagaaaaaaaagaatgtgaGTTTGGACTTGGATTTAGACTTAGAGATGGGTGTGGTTAGTGATTCCAAGGAAGATTTGGATTTGGAACTTCGATTGGGATACActtaa